Proteins encoded in a region of the Raphanus sativus cultivar WK10039 chromosome 8, ASM80110v3, whole genome shotgun sequence genome:
- the LOC108821558 gene encoding calmodulin-like protein 2: MDRGELSRVFKMFDKNGDGKIAKNELRDFFKSVGILVPENEIKEMIAKMDVNGDGFMDIDEFGSLYQEMMEEKEEEEDMREAFRVFDQNGDGFITDEELRLVLASMGLKQGRTLEGCRKMISKVDVDGDGMVNFKEFKQMMRGGGFAALSSN, translated from the coding sequence ATGGATCGTGGAGAATTGAGTAGAGTATTTAAAATGTTCGATAAGAATGGTGATGGGAAAATTGCAAAAAATGAGCTGAGGGATTTCTTCAAAAGTGTGGGTATCCTTGTTCCCGAGAATGAGATTAAGGAGATGATTGCAAAGATGGATGTGAATGGAGACGGGTTCATGGATATAGATGAGTTTGGGTCATTGTATCAAGAAATGatggaagagaaagaagaagaagaggacatGAGGGAGGCATTCAGAGTATTCGATCAGAACGGTGATGGTTTCATCACCGATGAAGAGTTAAGGTTGGTGCTTGCATCAATGGGTTTGAAGCAAGGAAGAACACTTGAAGGTTGCAGGAAAATGATTAGTAAGGTTGATGTTGATGGAGATGGTATGGTCAATTTTAAGGAATTTAAGCAAATGATGAGAGGTGGTGGATTTGCTGCTCTTAGCTCCAATTAA